The Streptomyces capitiformicae genome contains the following window.
GATCGGCATGATGAACCTCCGACGGGTGTCGGGGAGTGGTCGGGGTGAGGGGGCCCGTCACGCGACGGCGAGCGTCAGCAGCGCGAGGGCGGAGGCTCCGAACACCACCGCGTGGCGCACGTTCTGCAGGGTCCAGACCCAGGCGGGGAAGGCGACCTCGGCCGCCTTGAGCAGCGCCTCGACGTCGACACGCGCCAGCATCGGGTCGCCCTTGCGCGCGAAGGCGGACCGCACGGACTGCTCTGCGGTCAACTGGCTGTAGAGGATCACGCAGTTGCCGAGGAGGACGAGCGACTGGAAGACCCAGGTCAGGGTCCCCGCCCAGGAGCTGTCCGCCAGGTTGAGCCCGGCCAGGGCCGTCATGATCACGGCAACGGAGACGGGAGCCGCCGTCTCATGGCCCCCGGCATCGAACCTCATCCCGTTCTCGGCCAGCGCCGTCCTTCGGACCCCTTGCCGTTCCAGCTCCGCCTCGGCGCCCGCCATCGCGGCGGCTCCGTAGCAGTGGCGCACCACCGGGATGCTCACGAAGGCCGCGGCGACGAGCAGTTGCAGTACGGCGATGAGGACGTTCACGGTCGACTCCCTTGACTGTCTGGGCCTGTCTGGGCCTGTCAGGTGTTGCACTTAGTTCAAGTGAGGGCCACAGCACTTCCTGAACTAAGTGCAATTCGAAGGTAGGGCAGAACCTGAACTAAGTGCAAGCGTGCGGCCGAGGTAAGTTGAACTAAGTACAGTCCAAGCTCCTGAACTTTGTACAAGTCCCTCTCGCGTGCCCTATCGTGACGCCATGCCACGCGACACGCTGACCCGGGAACAGATCATCCGGACCGCCATCGAACTGCTCGACGAGGAGGGTCTGGAGGGCCTGAACATGCGCAGCCTGGGCAAGCGGCTCGGCACCGCCGCCACAGCCGTCTACTGGCACGTCAAGAACAAGGACGATCTGGTCCTGCTCGTCGGCGACACGGTATGGGACGAGATCCCCCTGCCCGACGTCACCACGGTCGGCTGGCACACCGCGGCCACCACCCTGGCCACCGACCTGTACACGATGCTCACCCGCCACCCGTGGCTCGTCCAGGCCTTCGGTTCCTACCTCTTCTACGGCCCCGGCAAGTCCCGCTACGACGACCACAGCCTCGCCGTCTACGAAGCGGGCGGCTTCACC
Protein-coding sequences here:
- a CDS encoding TetR/AcrR family transcriptional regulator C-terminal domain-containing protein, producing the protein MPRDTLTREQIIRTAIELLDEEGLEGLNMRSLGKRLGTAATAVYWHVKNKDDLVLLVGDTVWDEIPLPDVTTVGWHTAATTLATDLYTMLTRHPWLVQAFGSYLFYGPGKSRYDDHSLAVYEAGGFTGPEADRAAAAVLTFVLGSALGASATASLTRRLHRDGGDPEELMRHTMAKAAEVAMAFPRLRTRLDSLAATEYNATPEQTFELGLRALLNGLAEQRTAAN